One stretch of Vulpes lagopus strain Blue_001 chromosome 12, ASM1834538v1, whole genome shotgun sequence DNA includes these proteins:
- the NELFB gene encoding negative elongation factor B — translation MFAGLQDLGVANGEDLKETLTNCTEPLKAIEQFQTENGVLLPSLQSALPFLDLHGTPRLEFHQSVFDELRDKLLERVSAIASEGKAEERYKKLEDLLEKSFSLVKMPSLQPVVMCVMKHLPKVPEKKLKLVMADKELYRACAVEVKRQIWQDNQALFGDEVSPLLKQYILEKESALFSTELSVLHNFFSPSPKARRQGEVVQKLTQMVGKNVKLYDMVLQFLRTLFLRTRNVHYCTLRAELLMSLHELDVGDICSVDPCHKFTWCLDACIRERFVDSKRARELQGFLDGVKKGQEQVLGDLSMILCDPFAINTLSLSTVRHLQELVGQETLPRDSPDLLLLLRLLALGQGAWDMIDSQVFKEPKMEVELITRFLPMLMSFVVDDHTFNVDQKLPAEEKAPVTYPNTLPESFTKFLQEQRMACEVGLYYVLHITKQRNKNALLRLLPGLVETFGDLAFGDIFLHLLMGNLALLADEFALEDFCRSLFDGFLLTASPRKENVQRHVLRLLIHLHHRVAPSKLEALRKALEPTGQSGEAVKELYSQLGEKLEQLEHRKPSPAQAAETPALELPLPTVSTPAGL, via the exons ATGTTCGCGGGGCTGCAGGACCTGGGCGTGGCCAACGGCGAGGACCTGAAGGAGACGCTGACCAACTGCACCGAGCCGCTCAAGGCCATCGAGCAGTTCCAG ACCGAGAATGGCGTGCTGCTGCCCTCCCTGCAGTCCGCCCTGCCCTTCTTGGACCTGCATGGGACTCCGCGGCTGGAGTTCCACCAGTCTGTGTTCGACGAGCTCCGGGACAAGCTGCTGGAGCGCGTGTCGGCCATTGCATccgaggggaaggcagaggagag GTACAAGAAACTGGAAGACCTTCTGGAAAAGAGCTTTTCTCTGGTGAAGATGCCATCCCTGCAGCCAGTGGTGATGTGCGTCATGAAACATCTACCCAAG GTTCCTGAGAAAAAGCTGAAGCTGGTGATGGCAGACAAGGAGCTGTACCGCGCCTGCGCGGTGGAGGTGAAGCGGCAGATCTGGCAGGACAACCAGGCGCTATTTGGGGACGAAGTGTCCCCGCTGCTGAAGCAGTACATCTTGGAGAAGGAGAGCGCGCTCTTCAGCACTGAGCTCTCCGTCCTGCACAACTTCTTCAGTCCCTCCCCAAAGGCGAGGCGCCAGGGCGAG GTGGTTCAGAAGCTGACACAAATGGTGGGGAAGAACGTGAAGCTGTACGACATGGTGCTGCAGTTCCTGCGGACCCTCTTCCTGCGGACACGGAATGTGCACTACTGTACCCTGCGGGCTGAGCTACTCATGTCCCTGCACGAGCTGGACGTTGGCGACATCTGCTCTGTGGACCCCTGCCACAAG TTTACCTGGTGCCTGGACGCCTGCATTCGTGAGCGGTTTGTGGATAGCAAGAGGGCCCGGGAGCTGCAGGGATTTCTGGATGGAGTGAAGAAGGGGCAGGAGCAGGTCCTGGG GGATCTGTCCATGATCCTGTGTGACCCCTTTGCCATCAACACCCTGTCGCTGAGTACCGTCAGGCACCTGCAGGAGCTGGTCGGCCAGGAGACACTGCCCAGG GACAGCCCTGacctcctcctgctgctcaggTTGCTGGCCCTGGGCCAGGGGGCGTGGGACATGATCGACAGCCAGGTCTTCAAGGAGCCCAAGATG GAGGTGGAGCTCATCACCAGGTTCCTGCCCATGCTCATGTCCTTTGTGGTGGACGACCACACCTTCAACGTGGATCAGAAGCTCCCAGCTGAGGAGAAGGCCCCAGTCACGTACCCCAACACGCTTCCAGAGAGTTTCACTAA ATTTCTGCAGGAGCAGCGCATGGCCTGTGAGGTGGGGCTGTACTACGTGCTGCATATCACCAAGCAGAGGAACAAAAATGCGCTCCTCCGCCTGCTGCCAGGGCTCG TGGAGACCTTTGGTGACCTGGCGTTTGGTGACATCTTCCTGCACCTGCTCATGGGCAATCTGGCGCTGCTGGCTGACGAGTTTGCCCTGGAAGACTTCTGTAGGAGCCTCTTTGATGGCTTCCTCCTCACAGCCTCCCCCAG GAAGGAGAATGTACAGCGACATGTGCTGCGGCTCCTCATCCACCTGCACCACCGGGTGGCCCCATCGAAGCTGGAAGCCCTGCGGAAGGCACTGGAGCCCACTGGCCAG AGTGGAGAGGCAGTGAAGGAACTTTACTCCCAGCTCGGCGAGAAGCTGGAGCAGCTGGAGCACCggaagcccagcccagcccaggctgcAGAGACTCCAGCGCTggagctgcccctccccaccgtgTCCACACCGGCTGGGCTCTGA